In Cicer arietinum cultivar CDC Frontier isolate Library 1 chromosome 7, Cicar.CDCFrontier_v2.0, whole genome shotgun sequence, a single window of DNA contains:
- the LOC101502793 gene encoding dicer-like protein 4 isoform X2 → MFSFSGASTAANLPKSINSLEQMLDAKVYSVEDKALQSFVTTPVVNIYHYGSTANMDTSLCSSIEEIKCQSIENLSRNIEDHHKRMNTKKLLNRVHDNVIFCLQNLGIWGALQASHILLGGDHSERHALVEAEGNSSDESACDKYLAKAAELFASKCMAGDGVSDPSSVEILKEPFFSAKLLRLIGILTSFRLQQNMKCIIFVNRIVTARSLSYILQRLKLLRQWKSDFLVGVHSGVKSMSRKTMNIIVEKFRSGELNLLIATKVGEEGLDIQTCCLVIRFDLPETVASFIQSRGRARMLRSEYAFLVDSNNEKELEIIGGFKNDEFRMNTEITVRTSNETYKTPVERIFKVDSSGASVSSGYSISLLHQYCSKLPHDEFFDPKPNFFYFDDLGGVVCQITLPSNAPIHQIVSTPQLSMEASKRDACLKAIEELYKIGALNDCLLPKQNDAEPEKVLDSSNSDECEDDISRGELYEIRVPSAFGQSWKNEEKTVHLNSYYIKFYPTPEDRVYKKFGLFIMTRLPMEAEKLELDLHLAHGRSVMTKFIPFGVSEFNKDEIKMAENFQEMFLKIILDRLKFVSKFVELGDKSNSPSNSTFYLLLPVILEVYDDAMKVDWKTVKRCLCSPIFRNLETTSDKKVTSLDIHLQLANDYKSVKDVENSLVYVPHTKLFFFVTNVIYEKNGFSPYKDSGTSSYADHLMEKFSIPLKYPEQPLLHAKPLFNLHNLLHNRNHEHAGTEPNELEEYLIYLPPELCELKVVGFSKDIGSSISLLPSIMHRLGNLLVAIELKHQLSSSFPEAAEISALRVLEALTTEKCQERFSLERLEVLGDAFLKFAVARHFFLLHDSFHEGDLTSKRSSVVNNSNLFKLAIRRNLQVYICDQVFDPLQFYALGRPCPRVCTEETEDSIHLCLNSDGKKRSATSTRCNKNHHWLHRKTVADVVEALVGAFIVDSGFKAATVFLTWIGIQVNFEASQVVNICTGSVGYFPLSADVDIPSLEEKLGHHFVHKGLLLQAFVHPSYNKHGGGCYQRLEFLGDAVLDYLITSYLYSAYPKLKPGQLTDLRSLSVNNKAFACVAVDRCFDEFLLCDSTPLTEAIIKYVDHMRRSVSHCGTSGGPKSPKALGDLVESCVGAVLLDSGFDLNKVWEIMTSFLDPIMKFSSSLQLSPIRDLQELCQCHNLELQLLTSKQAKTFSVEAKVIGNDVCEKAFVTGQNKKDATRIASQLLFSNLKAQGLKPKTKTLEEVLKSTFKKKPKLIGYDETPIDVTDATTIGQLMANGDLCNKSNPEIRPIQEVADESASCVKPVGQQLQSFPKEKLQETSRKRDCASDSSKTARSRLYELCAAYCWKPPKFECCKEEGPDHLKLFTFKATMEIEEAQDMILEVYGESLPKKKDAADSAAEGAFWYLQKEGYLHSA, encoded by the exons ATGTTTTCATTTTCAGGTGCTTCTACTGCCGCAAATCTACCAAAAAGCATCAATAGTCTTGAACAAATGCTTGATGCTAAg GTATACTCGGTTGAAGACAAGGCATTGCAATCTTTTGTGACCACTCCTGTAGTTAATATATATCATTATGGTTCGACTGCAAATATGGACACTAGCTTGTGCTCGAGTATTGAGGAGATTAAATGTCAG AGCATAGAAAACCTTAGTAGGAACATAGAAGATCACCATAAACGGATGAACACAAAGAAACTTTTGAACCGAGTGCATGATAATGTGATCTTCTGTCTGCAGAATCTTGGtatttggggagcattgcag GCTAGTCATATTCTTTTGGGCGGTGATCATTCTGAGAGGCATGCATTAGTTGAGGCAGAAGGAAATTCAAGTGACGAGTCTGCATGTGATAAATATCTTGCCAAGGCAGCTGAACTATTTGCTTCCAAATGCATGGCAG GTGACGGTGTATCTGATCCATCTTCAGTGGAAATATTAAAAGAGCCCTTTTTCTCAGCAAAATTATTACGCCTCATTGGGATACTGACCAGTTTCAG GTTGCAACAAAACATGAAATGCATAATTTTTGTGAATAGAATTGTGACTGCAAGATCCTTGTCATACATACTACAGAGGCTCAAGCTTCTAAGACAATGGAAGAGTGACTTTCTTGTAGGAGTACATTCTGGAGTGAAGAGTATGTCACGGAAGACCATGAACATCATTGTTGAGAAGTTTCGTTCTGGAGAG TTGAATTTACTGATTGCCACCAAAGTGGGTGAAGAAGGACTTGATATTCAAACATGTTGTCTTGTCATACGGTTCGATCTTCCAGAAACTGTTGCCAGCTTTATACAGTCAAGAGGCCGTGCGCGTATGCTTCGCTCGGAATATGCATTTCTGGTTGACAG TAACAATGAGAAGGAATTAGAAATAATTGGTGGTTTCAAGAACGATGAATTCCGAATGAACACAGAAATTACTGTCCGAACATCCAATGAGACATACAAAACCCCCGTGGAAAGAATATTCAAAGTTGATTCATCTGGTGCCTCAGTCAGTTCGGGATATAGTATCTCATTGCTTCACCAGTATTGTTCAAAGCTTCCACACGACGA GTTCTTTGATCCAAAGCCAAATTTCTTTTACTTTGATGATTTAGGAGGAGTTGTCTGCCAAATAACATTGCCATCCAATGCTCCGATACATCAAATTGTTAGTACACCACAGTTGTCTATGGAAGCTTCCAAAAGAGATGCTTGCCTGAAAGCAATTGAAGAACTGTATAAAATAGGTGCTTTGAATGATTGTCTCTTGCCAAAGCAAAATGATGCAGAGCCAGAGAAGGTTTTGGACTCTTCTAATTCAGATGAATGTGAAG ATGATATTTCAAGAGGAGAATTATATGAGATACGAGTTCCTTCTGCCTTTGGACAGTCATGGAAAAATGAGGAGAAAACTGTCCATCTCAACTCTTACTACATTAAATTTTACCCTACTCCAGAGGACAGGGTCTATAAAAAGTTTGGTTTATTCATCATGACTCGTCTTCCAATGGAGGCAGAGAAACTGGAACTTGATCTTCATCTTGCTCACGGTAGATCTGTGATGACAAAATTTATTCCATTTGGAGTTTCAGAATTCAACAAAGATGAG ATTAAGATGGCGGAAAACTTTCAAGAAATGTTCCTCAAAATTATTCTTGATAGACTAAAATTTGTTTCTAAGTTTGTAGAATTGGGTGACAAATCTAATTCGCCATCCAATTCTACCTTCTACCTTTTGCTTCCAGTCATATTGGAAGTATATGATGATGCAATGAAAGTAGATTGGAAGACAGTGAAGAGATGCCTTTGTTCACCAATTTTCAGGAATCTAGAAACTACTTCAGATAAAAAGGTTACCTCTTTGGATATTCATCTGCAACTTGCCAATGATTACAAAAGTGTGAAAGATGTTGAGAATAGTTTAGTGTATGTTCCGCATACGAAGCTCTTCTTTTTTGTCACAAATGTTATCTATGAAAAGAATGGATTCAGTCCTTATAAAGATTCAGGCACTTCAAGCTACGCAGACCACTTAATGGAAAA GTTTTCCATTCCTCTCAAATACCCTGAACAACCACTTCTGCATGCAAAACCACTCTTCAATCTGCACAACCTGCTACACAATCGAAACCACGAGCATGCTGGTACTG AACCAAATGAGCTTGAGGAATACTTAATTTATTTGCCTCCTGAGCTATGCGAACTAAAGGTAGTAGGATTTTCAAAGGATATTGGTAGCTCCATATCTTTGCTACCTTCAATTATGCATCGTCTTGGAAACTTGCTGGTTGCGATTGAACTGAAGCACCAGCTATCTTCCTCCTTCCCTGAGGCAGCTGAAATTAGTGCCCTTAGA GTTCTAGAGGCTCTCACCACCGAGAAGTGTCAGGAGCGCTTTTCCCTTGAGAGACTTGAAGTGCTTGGTGATGCTTTCCTTAAATTTGCTGTTGCACGCCATTTTTTCCTCTTGCATGACAGCTTTCATGAAGGAGACCTTACTAGTAAGCGTTCCAGTGTTGTAAACAATTCCAATTTGTTCAAATTGGCTATTAGGCGCAATTTGCAG GTTTATATATGTGATCAGGTATTTGATCCCCTCCAGTTCTATGCATTAGGCCGTCCTTGCCCTAGAGTTTGTACCGAGGAAACTGAAGACAGCATACACTTATGTTTAAACTCTGATGGGAAGAAAAGAAGTGCAACTAGTACCCGATGTAATAAAAATCACCATTGGTTGCATAGGAAAACCGTTGCTGATGTTGTTGAAGCTCTGGTGGGGGCATTCATAGTCGACAGTGGCTTTAAAGCCGCAACTGTCTTTCTTACATGGATCGGCATACAAGTAAATTTTGAAGCCTCGCAAGTTGTTAATATTTGCACCGGAAGTGTTGGCTATTTTCCTCTTTCTGCTGATGTAGACATTCCTTCCCTTGAAGAAAAGTTAGGACATCACTTTGTTCATAAGGGTCTGCTTCTACAGGCATTTGTACATCCTTCTTATAACAAGCACGGAGGTGGCTGTTATCAG AGATTAGAGTTTCTTGGAGATGCTGTCTTGGATTATTTGATTACGTCATATCTATACTCAGCTTATCCCAAACTGAAGCCCGGACAACTGACGGATCTGAGATCGTTATCTGTCAATAATAAGGCATTTGCCTGTGTGGCAGTAGATCGCTGTTTTGATGAATTTCTTTTATGCGATTCAACTCCTCTGACCGAGGCGATAATAAAGTATGTGGACCATATGAGAAGATCGGTATCACATTGTGGCACTAGTGGAGGGCCAAAAAGTCCCAAG GCCCTAGGTGATTTGGTGGAATCTTGTGTTGGTGCAGTTCTTCTTGATTCAGGATTTGATTTGAATAAAGTTTGGGAGATTATGACTTCGTTCTTGGACCCAATCATGAAATTTTCATCAAGTTTGCAGCTTAGTCCTATTAGGGATTTGCAAGAACTTTGCCAATGTCATAATTTGGAGTTGCAGCTTCTGACATCAAAACAAGCAAAAACTTTTTCAGTTGAAGCCAAAGTGATTGGGAACGATGTATGTGAAAAAGCTTTTGTGACAGggcaaaataaaaaagatgctACTAGAATTGCTTCACAGCTACTATTTTCAAATTTGAAG GCTCAAGGGTTGAAGCCAAAGACAAAAACTTTGGAAGAAGTTCTGAAATCAACATTTAAGAAAAAACCAAAACTCATTGGCTATGATGAAACTCCCATTGATGTGACGGATGCTACTACCATCGGACAGTTAATGGCTAACGGTGACCTATGCAACAAGTCTAACCCAGAAATCCGCCCTATCCAGGAGGTAGCCGATGAAAGCGCCTCATGTGTGAAACCTGTCGGCCAACAGCTTCAATCTTTTCCCAAGGAAAAGCTCCAAGAAACCTCTCGAAAGCGTGATTGTGCTAGTGACTCGTCAAAAACAG CAAGATCGCGATTGTATGAATTATGTGCTGCTTATTGCTGGAAACCTCCTAAATTTGAATGCTGCAAGGAAGAGGGACCAGACCATCTTAAGTT ATTCACATTCAAGGCAACAATGGAGATAGAAGAGGCTCAAGATATGATTTTGGAGGTTTACGGGGAATCTCTACCGAAGAAGAAAGATGCGGCAGATAGTGCGGCAGAGGGTGCATTTTGGTACCTGCAAAAGGAAGGTTACCTGCATAGTGCATAA
- the LOC101502793 gene encoding dicer-like protein 4 isoform X3: protein MFSFSGASTAANLPKSINSLEQMLDAKVYSVEDKALQSFVTTPVVNIYHYGSTANMDTSLCSSIEEIKCQSIENLSRNIEDHHKRMNTKKLLNRVHDNVIFCLQNLGIWGALQASHILLGGDHSERHALVEAEGNSSDESACDKYLAKAAELFASKCMAGDGVSDPSSVEILKEPFFSAKLLRLIGILTSFRLQQNMKCIIFVNRIVTARSLSYILQRLKLLRQWKSDFLVGVHSGVKSMSRKTMNIIVEKFRSGELNLLIATKVGEEGLDIQTCCLVIRFDLPETVASFIQSRGRARMLRSEYAFLVDSNNEKELEIIGGFKNDEFRMNTEITVRTSNETYKTPVERIFKVDSSGASVSSGYSISLLHQYCSKLPHDEFFDPKPNFFYFDDLGGVVCQITLPSNAPIHQIVSTPQLSMEASKRDACLKAIEELYKIGALNDCLLPKQNDAEPEKVLDSSNSDECEDDISRGELYEIRVPSAFGQSWKNEEKTVHLNSYYIKFYPTPEDRVYKKFGLFIMTRLPMEAEKLELDLHLAHGRSVMTKFIPFGVSEFNKDEIKMAENFQEMFLKIILDRLKFVSKFVELGDKSNSPSNSTFYLLLPVILEVYDDAMKVDWKTVKRCLCSPIFRNLETTSDKKVTSLDIHLQLANDYKSVKDVENSLVYVPHTKLFFFVTNVIYEKNGFSPYKDSGTSSYADHLMEKFSIPLKYPEQPLLHAKPLFNLHNLLHNRNHEHAEPNELEEYLIYLPPELCELKVVGFSKDIGSSISLLPSIMHRLGNLLVAIELKHQLSSSFPEAAEISALRVLEALTTEKCQERFSLERLEVLGDAFLKFAVARHFFLLHDSFHEGDLTSKRSSVVNNSNLFKLAIRRNLQVYICDQVFDPLQFYALGRPCPRVCTEETEDSIHLCLNSDGKKRSATSTRCNKNHHWLHRKTVADVVEALVGAFIVDSGFKAATVFLTWIGIQVNFEASQVVNICTGSVGYFPLSADVDIPSLEEKLGHHFVHKGLLLQAFVHPSYNKHGGGCYQRLEFLGDAVLDYLITSYLYSAYPKLKPGQLTDLRSLSVNNKAFACVAVDRCFDEFLLCDSTPLTEAIIKYVDHMRRSVSHCGTSGGPKSPKALGDLVESCVGAVLLDSGFDLNKVWEIMTSFLDPIMKFSSSLQLSPIRDLQELCQCHNLELQLLTSKQAKTFSVEAKVIGNDVCEKAFVTGQNKKDATRIASQLLFSNLKAQGLKPKTKTLEEVLKSTFKKKPKLIGYDETPIDVTDATTIGQLMANGDLCNKSNPEIRPIQEVADESASCVKPVGQQLQSFPKEKLQETSRKRDCASDSSKTGTARSRLYELCAAYCWKPPKFECCKEEGPDHLKLFTFKATMEIEEAQDMILEVYGESLPKKKDAADSAAEGAFWYLQKEGYLHSA, encoded by the exons ATGTTTTCATTTTCAGGTGCTTCTACTGCCGCAAATCTACCAAAAAGCATCAATAGTCTTGAACAAATGCTTGATGCTAAg GTATACTCGGTTGAAGACAAGGCATTGCAATCTTTTGTGACCACTCCTGTAGTTAATATATATCATTATGGTTCGACTGCAAATATGGACACTAGCTTGTGCTCGAGTATTGAGGAGATTAAATGTCAG AGCATAGAAAACCTTAGTAGGAACATAGAAGATCACCATAAACGGATGAACACAAAGAAACTTTTGAACCGAGTGCATGATAATGTGATCTTCTGTCTGCAGAATCTTGGtatttggggagcattgcag GCTAGTCATATTCTTTTGGGCGGTGATCATTCTGAGAGGCATGCATTAGTTGAGGCAGAAGGAAATTCAAGTGACGAGTCTGCATGTGATAAATATCTTGCCAAGGCAGCTGAACTATTTGCTTCCAAATGCATGGCAG GTGACGGTGTATCTGATCCATCTTCAGTGGAAATATTAAAAGAGCCCTTTTTCTCAGCAAAATTATTACGCCTCATTGGGATACTGACCAGTTTCAG GTTGCAACAAAACATGAAATGCATAATTTTTGTGAATAGAATTGTGACTGCAAGATCCTTGTCATACATACTACAGAGGCTCAAGCTTCTAAGACAATGGAAGAGTGACTTTCTTGTAGGAGTACATTCTGGAGTGAAGAGTATGTCACGGAAGACCATGAACATCATTGTTGAGAAGTTTCGTTCTGGAGAG TTGAATTTACTGATTGCCACCAAAGTGGGTGAAGAAGGACTTGATATTCAAACATGTTGTCTTGTCATACGGTTCGATCTTCCAGAAACTGTTGCCAGCTTTATACAGTCAAGAGGCCGTGCGCGTATGCTTCGCTCGGAATATGCATTTCTGGTTGACAG TAACAATGAGAAGGAATTAGAAATAATTGGTGGTTTCAAGAACGATGAATTCCGAATGAACACAGAAATTACTGTCCGAACATCCAATGAGACATACAAAACCCCCGTGGAAAGAATATTCAAAGTTGATTCATCTGGTGCCTCAGTCAGTTCGGGATATAGTATCTCATTGCTTCACCAGTATTGTTCAAAGCTTCCACACGACGA GTTCTTTGATCCAAAGCCAAATTTCTTTTACTTTGATGATTTAGGAGGAGTTGTCTGCCAAATAACATTGCCATCCAATGCTCCGATACATCAAATTGTTAGTACACCACAGTTGTCTATGGAAGCTTCCAAAAGAGATGCTTGCCTGAAAGCAATTGAAGAACTGTATAAAATAGGTGCTTTGAATGATTGTCTCTTGCCAAAGCAAAATGATGCAGAGCCAGAGAAGGTTTTGGACTCTTCTAATTCAGATGAATGTGAAG ATGATATTTCAAGAGGAGAATTATATGAGATACGAGTTCCTTCTGCCTTTGGACAGTCATGGAAAAATGAGGAGAAAACTGTCCATCTCAACTCTTACTACATTAAATTTTACCCTACTCCAGAGGACAGGGTCTATAAAAAGTTTGGTTTATTCATCATGACTCGTCTTCCAATGGAGGCAGAGAAACTGGAACTTGATCTTCATCTTGCTCACGGTAGATCTGTGATGACAAAATTTATTCCATTTGGAGTTTCAGAATTCAACAAAGATGAG ATTAAGATGGCGGAAAACTTTCAAGAAATGTTCCTCAAAATTATTCTTGATAGACTAAAATTTGTTTCTAAGTTTGTAGAATTGGGTGACAAATCTAATTCGCCATCCAATTCTACCTTCTACCTTTTGCTTCCAGTCATATTGGAAGTATATGATGATGCAATGAAAGTAGATTGGAAGACAGTGAAGAGATGCCTTTGTTCACCAATTTTCAGGAATCTAGAAACTACTTCAGATAAAAAGGTTACCTCTTTGGATATTCATCTGCAACTTGCCAATGATTACAAAAGTGTGAAAGATGTTGAGAATAGTTTAGTGTATGTTCCGCATACGAAGCTCTTCTTTTTTGTCACAAATGTTATCTATGAAAAGAATGGATTCAGTCCTTATAAAGATTCAGGCACTTCAAGCTACGCAGACCACTTAATGGAAAA GTTTTCCATTCCTCTCAAATACCCTGAACAACCACTTCTGCATGCAAAACCACTCTTCAATCTGCACAACCTGCTACACAATCGAAACCACGAGCATGCTG AACCAAATGAGCTTGAGGAATACTTAATTTATTTGCCTCCTGAGCTATGCGAACTAAAGGTAGTAGGATTTTCAAAGGATATTGGTAGCTCCATATCTTTGCTACCTTCAATTATGCATCGTCTTGGAAACTTGCTGGTTGCGATTGAACTGAAGCACCAGCTATCTTCCTCCTTCCCTGAGGCAGCTGAAATTAGTGCCCTTAGA GTTCTAGAGGCTCTCACCACCGAGAAGTGTCAGGAGCGCTTTTCCCTTGAGAGACTTGAAGTGCTTGGTGATGCTTTCCTTAAATTTGCTGTTGCACGCCATTTTTTCCTCTTGCATGACAGCTTTCATGAAGGAGACCTTACTAGTAAGCGTTCCAGTGTTGTAAACAATTCCAATTTGTTCAAATTGGCTATTAGGCGCAATTTGCAG GTTTATATATGTGATCAGGTATTTGATCCCCTCCAGTTCTATGCATTAGGCCGTCCTTGCCCTAGAGTTTGTACCGAGGAAACTGAAGACAGCATACACTTATGTTTAAACTCTGATGGGAAGAAAAGAAGTGCAACTAGTACCCGATGTAATAAAAATCACCATTGGTTGCATAGGAAAACCGTTGCTGATGTTGTTGAAGCTCTGGTGGGGGCATTCATAGTCGACAGTGGCTTTAAAGCCGCAACTGTCTTTCTTACATGGATCGGCATACAAGTAAATTTTGAAGCCTCGCAAGTTGTTAATATTTGCACCGGAAGTGTTGGCTATTTTCCTCTTTCTGCTGATGTAGACATTCCTTCCCTTGAAGAAAAGTTAGGACATCACTTTGTTCATAAGGGTCTGCTTCTACAGGCATTTGTACATCCTTCTTATAACAAGCACGGAGGTGGCTGTTATCAG AGATTAGAGTTTCTTGGAGATGCTGTCTTGGATTATTTGATTACGTCATATCTATACTCAGCTTATCCCAAACTGAAGCCCGGACAACTGACGGATCTGAGATCGTTATCTGTCAATAATAAGGCATTTGCCTGTGTGGCAGTAGATCGCTGTTTTGATGAATTTCTTTTATGCGATTCAACTCCTCTGACCGAGGCGATAATAAAGTATGTGGACCATATGAGAAGATCGGTATCACATTGTGGCACTAGTGGAGGGCCAAAAAGTCCCAAG GCCCTAGGTGATTTGGTGGAATCTTGTGTTGGTGCAGTTCTTCTTGATTCAGGATTTGATTTGAATAAAGTTTGGGAGATTATGACTTCGTTCTTGGACCCAATCATGAAATTTTCATCAAGTTTGCAGCTTAGTCCTATTAGGGATTTGCAAGAACTTTGCCAATGTCATAATTTGGAGTTGCAGCTTCTGACATCAAAACAAGCAAAAACTTTTTCAGTTGAAGCCAAAGTGATTGGGAACGATGTATGTGAAAAAGCTTTTGTGACAGggcaaaataaaaaagatgctACTAGAATTGCTTCACAGCTACTATTTTCAAATTTGAAG GCTCAAGGGTTGAAGCCAAAGACAAAAACTTTGGAAGAAGTTCTGAAATCAACATTTAAGAAAAAACCAAAACTCATTGGCTATGATGAAACTCCCATTGATGTGACGGATGCTACTACCATCGGACAGTTAATGGCTAACGGTGACCTATGCAACAAGTCTAACCCAGAAATCCGCCCTATCCAGGAGGTAGCCGATGAAAGCGCCTCATGTGTGAAACCTGTCGGCCAACAGCTTCAATCTTTTCCCAAGGAAAAGCTCCAAGAAACCTCTCGAAAGCGTGATTGTGCTAGTGACTCGTCAAAAACAG GAACAGCAAGATCGCGATTGTATGAATTATGTGCTGCTTATTGCTGGAAACCTCCTAAATTTGAATGCTGCAAGGAAGAGGGACCAGACCATCTTAAGTT ATTCACATTCAAGGCAACAATGGAGATAGAAGAGGCTCAAGATATGATTTTGGAGGTTTACGGGGAATCTCTACCGAAGAAGAAAGATGCGGCAGATAGTGCGGCAGAGGGTGCATTTTGGTACCTGCAAAAGGAAGGTTACCTGCATAGTGCATAA